ACTCATGAGGCACTCGTCCCAAACCAGCGCCCCGGTAACAGCACGGCTACCATCCCACCAGTCAAGGCGCCGACCATCACATGCAGATACGGCGGCAACCACCAGTACGCCATCAAGGCACTGATCGCCGCTGTCAGCCAAGGCAGGGCCATCACCGCACGGGGGTTTCCACCGACCACGATCATCAGTAGAAAGCACAGCATGATCACGTCAAGACCAAAACGTTCCGGCTCCGTGATCCCGCCACCAAAGGCCAGCCCTATGGCAGTCCCCACCACCCAGGCACTCCACAGCGCGATCCCTCCTCCCAGCAGAATGCCAAGGTTGCGCTCCCCTCGATGATACTCCCCCAGTGCCATCGCCCAGCTAGAGTCGGTCAGCAAGATCACCATTGCGAATTGCTGCCGCCGGGGTAGCGGCTTGAGCCATGGATAGAGCGCTGCACTCATCAGCATATGCCGGGTATGAATCGCCAGGGTGATCGCTGCCAGAGCCAGCAAAGGAAGAGGGGACCGCCACAGCTCCAAGGCCGCAAACTGCGATGGAGCGGCGAATACGAAGAGACTCATCAGCATCGCTTCCCAATCAGCCAGCCCCCGATGCACGGCCGCTACACCGAAGGCCAAGCCAAACGCTACCGTGAATGCGGCCAACGGCAGCATCATGCGGATCCCACGCCATGTTCCAGAAAGATCCAGGTGTGCGTAATTATCCTTTAAAATCATGATTCTATAGTTTCCTATGTCACAAATCCACGATAAAAACAAACAGGCCTGCTTGTTTTTTTTCTGCTTAGAGTCTAGGTTGAATCAAGCGCATTCGCCATCCGGCACCGTGCCATCCAGATGACACAACACAATAGCAACAAACTGCCGACCATCTCGGCCTGGAGAACAAAATGAATTTTGCCCGCAATACGCTGACATTAGCTGTCGCTGCTCTGGCGCTCCCTGTGTACGCCACTTCAGCGCAAGCCTCGACCTCATTCATTGCCAATTCGTTCTACG
The Candidatus Obscuribacterales bacterium DNA segment above includes these coding regions:
- a CDS encoding AzlC family ABC transporter permease is translated as MILKDNYAHLDLSGTWRGIRMMLPLAAFTVAFGLAFGVAAVHRGLADWEAMLMSLFVFAAPSQFAALELWRSPLPLLALAAITLAIHTRHMLMSAALYPWLKPLPRRQQFAMVILLTDSSWAMALGEYHRGERNLGILLGGGIALWSAWVVGTAIGLAFGGGITEPERFGLDVIMLCFLLMIVVGGNPRAVMALPWLTAAISALMAYWWLPPYLHVMVGALTGGMVAVLLPGRWFGTSAS